The window TATCTCATTTCCGCGTAAAGCTGTTCTCGTCCATATGTTTCACGTGCCATCAGCGGATCACCGGGCGGAATTCATGATTCTCTATGGTGAGGCCTTGCCGGAGGACAGTACTGTTCCAGTTGGTAAGCAAGGGGTACTTCTGGACAAGGAGGCGCCGGATAAAGCGCGCATTTTCCTTGATCGCGCTCGCGAAGGGCTTAAGGTTCGTACGCGATAAGCCATTGATCCTCGTGTCTTCATGATCATCACCGCTGCTGAAAACGACGCTATCGGAAAGTGCGATCACTCACGATAAGTCGGCATAGCGTCAGTAATCTATCCGGACGCTCTCGATTGACGACTACAGTGCAATGCACTCATCTCGCTCCAGAGTGAATTGGCGATTTAGCATCGATCCAGCTCCGTCGCTTCCGCTATCGGCGTTTCTCGTTACTCACGCCTTTGTCCTTGCGACGAGATCTGCGATCCCATTTGGAAAAATCGCGATCGCCGCCTCGACTGGATTGCAGAACTCCCTTAGCAAGACTATCTTTCCGCTGGCGGACTCTAACCTGCCTCCGTAAAGCTGGTTGTAGGTTCGCCCTGTCGCCTGAATCGTTGTGGAAACCGAGTATTCGCCGAAGGCGCGCTCCGGAATGTCTGTTGCGAAAATCTTCACATCTCGGAACTTGAAATCTACCGTGCGATTCCTGAAGAAATCTCCGATATTGTTTCGGATCGTCTCGATACCGGCCACCCGTCCTCCGATGCCAACGGATGGGAAGTAGGGGAACTCGAAGGCTCCGTCGTCCGCAAAAAGATCGAATGCGTCGTCAAGGCGTCCATCAGAAACACGATGCGTGTACTCGAATAAAAGCTCTACAGCGTTCAAGGAAGACCTCTCTTAGTTCGGTGACTTATTGTTGAAGCGCATGGGCGCATGTCCATCGATGAACGTATAGAACAGCGTCATACGGCCCTCTCGTTCTTCAAGAACATCCGTTCCGGTGTAGTGAAAGGGCTCACCTGGGATGCCGCTGCCCCATCGACACAGTGCGACGTTCTGCATCTCCTGCATTTCGCCGACAACGTAGTAGCGATAACCGACGAACTTCTGTCGGATCTCCTCTGCGGCGCTATTGATTGCCTCGATGCCAACCAGCCTGCCGCCCGGATGAACCCACACGCAATCCTCCGCGTAGGCTTCTCGCATCAAGGTGCCTCTCTTTGAGAAGTCGGGTTCACTGAAGATGTCCTCCAGCGTGTGTCGAAGAAGCTCCTTTGCTGTCACTTGCCCTCCGTTCTTGAGTAAGAATATGAAGTGGGCCGAGAGTTGGCTTGTACAAACAGATCCTCATAGTACGAAAACGTCGAAGGCAAAGAGGTCCGCATTCGCAATGTACGAATTGGATAGGAATGACTCGTTTCGATTCCGCGCCCCAAGTGGGATTCGGTCTGTGCGCGGCAAGCTGCGTACCATCGCAGGGATTGAAGTTCGACACCTTAGGCACTACAACCACCCAGGTCGAGCTTGGCATGATCTCTCCAGCGGACGAGCGACGCTGGCGGTTGTACTCGAAGAAATTGGCGGAAGTTGTGAGGCTCGCATGAACTTGAGGCGCGCCGCGCCTTTCGAGCGACGACGGCCAAATCACATCACTTTCGTTCCTCCTAACCATAGGGTCTGGGGATACACGGACGGCATAAAGACGGTTCGTGAGCTTCGGCTCAGCTTTGACCTCGAATCCTTAGGAAACTTGCTGGGACAGGATTTTCCGATCAGCGGATTCGATGATCCTGAAGTCATGTTCCACGAGACGAGAGCCGTTGAATGCGCGCGTTTGCTAGCCGCCGAGTTGGAATCGGTCGACCACTCGGAAAGCCTCTACGAACAGGGTCTGATGCTAGCCCTGTTGAGCGCATGCTTTGAACGGAGAGGCAAGAAAGCCGCAACTGGATTGAATGCTTCACAGTTCCGAATCGTTGCAGACTATATGCAGGAGCACTCTGCTCGTAACATTTCGCTCGTTGAGGTGGCTCGTCTAGTCGAGCTTTCCCCGTCACACTTTGGGCGGATGTTTAAGCGATCAGCTGGCTTGGCGCCACACCGCTATTTGATGAACACGCGCATCAGTAAAGCCCAGGAGTTGATGCTCGAACCGAACGCAGATCTTGCGATTGTTGCGGCAGACACGGGTTTCGTCGACCAAAGTCATTTCACCCGAGTCTTCAAGAGGCTGACGGGCGTGACCCCGCAAAGATGGCTCGCGCATCGCGGCTGAAGGCAATTTGCCTTGAGAGGTAAACCTGCAAGTAGGCTTCTCGCCAGTATCTGTCACCGACGTGAGGGGTGTTTCTCGAGAGATATGCAAGCAGTTCACAGCAAGAAGGCGGCCTACTGCCTCGGCGGAGCAGGAGCGCCGCTTGACGGAGGAGCTATCCCGTTCATGCGCAGGTATTCCACCATCTGCCCGTATTCATCAGAGGCGTGCACCACGATGAATGCGGCCTGGGTCGCGCGCGTGAACGAACCACTCGTGCTTTCGAAGGCGTTGGCGGCTGTGATCGTTCCTATCACCTTGTGATCGAAAGCAAACGAGGCCTCCAGTGCAGCAACGATCTCGTCCTTGCTCGACAACCTGGGAAGCTTGGCTGGATCCACATCGGGTTTGAGTCCGCTCACGCGCGATCCCAAGATGTAATTCGCTTGCGCGACGTGAAGGACTAATGCACCGAAGGTGCGGACGCCCGCGTAATCTGTCTTCTGGTTCGGTGCAAAGATCGCCGGGCCTGGCGCAAATCCATACTTGTCGGCAGGGAAACTCTTCACCAGACTGATCATCTGGCTCTCAGTCATATCCATCAGTGCATTGAGCGCCTCTGCCGGAGAAACCAGCGTCCCCGGAGTGGGCTTTGACGCGCTCTGCTGCGCGTGCGCTACCGTTGTTGCCGTGGAGATGCATGCAAGAAATACCGCTACAATAATCTGCTTCGCTACTTTCATGGTTTCCTCTTCTGGTTAAGACAGGTTCGCGCCGGAGACGTTGACAACGGCCTGCCACGCGGCTTCCTGGCTGGCAACGTCGTGAAGGTGTGGCTGTTGCTGCACCTCGATAGGGCCCGAGAACTTCCCCGGAGCCGATGCGAAGAATTGGCCTGATTCGTCGGTTCCGAATTGCGACGCCTGAATGTAGCGTCCGGCCGCCACCTCCGGCGTCTGGTTCATGCCGGGTATCAGGTTCACGATCGGGATGAACACATACTTCAGCAGAGGGCTAGCGCTTCGCACCACCTTTGTGGCGGTTGCTCCACCCGGCGAGACGGCGTACACGGCCATGCCAGACGGCAGCCGGCGCGCCAGCGCTGCCGTCCACCAGGCGATGATAAGTTTCGCGTCGGCGTAGGTGTTGTTCGGCACGTACTTCACGTTTGGCCCGTTGTGGATGAGGGCTTCCACAGCGGCGGTTCGGTCGCCTTCGAAGTATCTGGTGGCGAACTCTGGAAGATCGGTGTACTTGAACATGGGTACGCCTCCACGGGCAGGTTCCGCGCCGGCGATCACAATTCGAGCGTTGGGACTTAGCAGGTCTGCATGGAGCAATCCAACGGTCAACTGATGATGCCCGATGAGCGGAGCCTGAGAGGCTTCGACGCCAGCGGCAGTGAGCACGCGCTGTTTGTAGGGGACCAACCCGGCATTGAGCAGCAGGAAATCGACCGGTTGACCTTGCTTGACCAGCGCGGCGACAGCAGACTGAACGTTGGCAGGGTCGTTTAGATTAAGCTCCAGCGACGTGAAGATCTTCCTCTTAGTTTCCGCCGCGAGCTGAGCTGCCGATTGCTGGATCTGCGCCAGGCTGCGCCCGGTGACGATGATCTCGCGATAGCCCTTGGCGGCGAGCAAGCGGGCCGCCGCGTAACCGAGCCCGGAAGTAGCCCCAGTGACGAGGGCGATCGAATGTTCCATTGCATTCACTCCTGTATCCACTGCCTTGCGGCGTTACATACGCGAGAGTACGATAATCATAGAAATGATGCAAGGAGTTTCGTACGCAATGGTAACTATTGTTGAGAAGCGTTCTCCGGGACGTCCCAAAGGCTTCATTCCCGACGAGGCACTCGACCGTGCTGTGGAGATGTTTTGGGAGCATGGATTTGAGGGAGTCGACGTGGATCGGATCGCACGTGCCGTGAATGTCACCAAGCCGGCACTGTACCGAGCCTTCGGAGACAAATCCACCCTACTGCTCAGGGCCGTCGAGCGCTACGCGCTGATCTATGGAGCCCCTAAAATGGCGGCGTTTCAAGCGGAGCCGGACATCCATAAGGCCGTGACCACGTTTTGCGAGGCTACCGTCAACACTGCGACGGGCGACGCTCGCAGTGGCTGCATGTTGGCTGCCGCTGCACTGGGACATTCGGAACGGGTAACAGAGATCCGTTCCTGGCTCGCGCATGGCTTCACAACAAACGCTGACATCTTCGCGAAACGTTTCGAGCAGGAGGTCAAAATGGGTCGTCTGACACGGACACCCTCAGCAAAGGTGCGAGGCCGTTTGCTCGTCGACTTGCTGCAGGGTGTGCAGCTTCGCGCCAAGGTTGGCATCACTCGCCAAGAGCTGCTGAGAGACGTCCGAAGCTATGTGCCTCTGATCCTTGGGGAGCAACCCTAACGCACGTCTCGGGAAAGCGTTAGAAGGACAACTGCGCAATTGCTAGGCACTCATTAAGCTCAGATAAGTCTCGGGAAGTCGGCTTGTCGTCAGCAACCAGTCCCGAAATAACGTTTGGTGAGTTTCGTAACAGGCTCGGAACGTCTTCTGCCGCGCGGGCCAGCGGGCGTAGGCTGGCAGGAAAGCGGGATGAGGGTCCGGGAGAAACCGAGGGGGGTTCTCCCGGCGCGCCGCGCGGGCAAAGAAAACGGTCATCCCGGACAACTGCCGGGATGACCCATACGGATAAGTCTGTTACGTTATGCTGCCTGATCGAATGCGGGCTTCCGGAGAGGGGATGCTGTTAATTTCTTGCTTCCCTTCTCTCTCTTCTTCGAAGAACGCCTGGGCTTCTCTGACATGGGAGCGAAGAGAGCGCCAGCTTTCTCTAACCAATCCGTCTGTTCGCCTAACGGAAAGGCTCGATGTTCGGTCAGAAGCAACCGCAACAGGAACGCGGGTAGCTTTTCATCGACACACACGATCAACGCTTCGGTGAGAACTTCGTCGTCGGTTCTGCCGTGATTCTCACCGTCCGGCATGTAGTGTCCCGCAGCCTCTTCAAACAAGCCGTACGGCGCATCATTGAGAAGGATCTGAATGACAAGTCGCAACTGATCCGGAGTGAAGACCAGCGGCGCGTGTTCCACGATTCGTTCCAACGTAGCGACCCGCGCGTGATACGCTTCCTCGCGACGCTTGGCTTCTGCCTCGTACTCTTTCTGTTCCCGTTCAAAGGCATCTTCCCGTTCAACACGCCTCCGTTCCGCTTCTGCGTCGTACGCAAGCCATCGTCGTTCGTTCTCCTCTTCCCTGGCCTGCCGCTCTTCGTCCGTCTCATCATCCACCGCAGGAGCGGCGACTGGCGCAGGATGTTCCGCATGTTCTTTGGCGATACGCGCAGCGGTGGTGGGGTCATGCACAGGGCATTGGTTGTCCGTGCAGACCATGACCGTGTTTCCGATGCCACGCCCGTAGACGATGAGCGCAGTACGCGTCGTGTTGCAGGGGAGGTCGGCATCGGGGTTATCGGGAAGATCGAGCATGCGATAGGCGTTCTTGTTCAATGCACCCGGCTTCTGTTGCTGTGGAGGACGCAACGAGGTTTCGATCTGCACGAGACCGGGACGATCCACCAACACCGCAGCGATGTGGGCTGTGACCTTGGACTGATAGCAGGCACTATCAAGGCATTGGTCGCCGGATACGTCCGCGAAGAGGCTGGTGTTGTAGCCGCTGCGCTTTGGGCAAGTGAGACAGGCACCCGCTTCCACATTGAGGGCGATGTCTTCACGATCAAACGGGGCGTCGGCAAGATCGAGAAAGAGATTGTCGGCGATCCATGCATCGAGATGCCGCACGGGTAAGAGATGAGCTTCGTTGTCCTGCCAGTCCTTGCGCCAGCAGTTGTGAAAGGCATCGGCCTGATGTTCCTCGGGCAGACGCGCAATCGCGTTGGCGTGACTGGCGGTGATGCGTTCCTCCACAAAGGCCTGTGCGACTTCGGGGATGAGTTTGAGGAGGGAGAGACGAGCATAGACGTGGCTCTCACTCTTGCCCGTTTTAGCAGCAACTGCGGAGACGTCATAGCCGGGAACGTCCAACAACCGGTCGAAGCCGCGCGCTTCCTCATAGGGATGCACGTCGACGCGTTGCGCGTTTTCGACGACCTGCCATTCGATGGTTTGGGTGTCGGTGAGTTCCTTGATGTGAACCGGAATGGTGAACTGTTCTGCAAGCAACGACCCACGAAAGCGATGCGCACCGGCGACGAGTTCGAAGCGATTACCCTTGGGACGAACCACGATGGGTTGAATGACACCATGCTCACGGATGGAAGCGGCAAGTTCCGCGAGCTTGCTTTCGTCGAAGGTCTGGCGCGGGTTGGTGGTGGATTCGTCGATGAGATCGAGAGCGAGGTACTGAAAGGCGCTGCTGTTCTGCATGATGCCCTCCTTGGGCGGTGGGTGATGACAGAGGACGGAGCGGCACACGATGGGGCTGCGTTCCGCTCCAAGGGAGCGGACTAGCCGAGGATGCACTGGCCCGTGAAGGCTTCGAGGAAGTGCTGTTCGCGCAGGTTGATGTCCCACTGCTTCGCGAAACTCTCATGCTGCTGGTGAAGGTGTGCGACGTAGATATACCGGCCCTCGCGGGTATCGCGACTCCACTGCTCGATCCCCACGTAGTCGTTGCGCCAGTAGAAGGGGTCGAGATGCGGGCCACCCGCGAAGCCAAGTTCAAAACACATCTCCGGGTCACGCATGGGGTCACCGTTCTGTTCGCCGTAGTGCGCAACGGAGACACACGGCAGACCACATGGCCCGGACTCATCGGTGGCTTCGATGACGAGTTCCATGTAGGGCGGATTTGCGATCTTGAGGTAGAGGCTGGGTCGCCAGCCTCCACCTTTCTGGAGGAGTTCGAGGAGGGTCTTCATGCAGCCACCTCCTCGCTCGTTACGTCGGTAACGGCTTGCTTGTCTGCGACGTCAACCGTAGGCTCCAGTGCCGCGAGGATGAGGCTCGATGTCTGTTGAATGACTTCAAGCGATTCCGCAAGAAGGGACGCATTGCCCTGATAGAGCTGGATGTAATCGGCAGAGGCGTTGCCGTTGACCAGACCCACGGCCTTGCCCACCACAAAAGCCACGGCCTCGGCTTCTAGTTCGCGGATGGCCCGCGTGGTCGCGGTACGCCGGTCGGCCTGATGCAGAAGTTCATGCGCTGTTTCATGCACCAGCGTCGAGAACTCTTCCGCCTTGGATTGTCCGGGAAGCAGGGCGATACGACCGCCATAGCTTGTTCCCAGCGCAGGTGCAATTTGTTCCGAGTAAGAAACGGCAATTCCCTTGCCTTTGAGGAAGGCAATCAGACGGTCGATGTTCTCTCCGGGATCACCACTTACTTCGTTCAAACTCGGTAAGTCGACACCTTCCGTCTGCGAAACATCGAAGACATAGAGATTGCGGAAGCCAAGCGGAACCCGTTCATTCTGTTTGGTGATGTCCTTCTCGGCTTCGCTGTCCTTCTTGCGGCGCACGCCCACGATGGGACCAAGGATGCGAATCCCCTTCGCTCCAGACTTCACGGAGCGTCCAAGGTTCTTCCACGTCCAGAAGCCAGCGACGCGCGTCGCGGTCGGCATCTGTCGTGCAATCTCCAGGACGTTGCCGAAGGAGTAGGTATGAAACCGCCCCATCGCGGTGAGGTAGTGGGTTAAGACGTCAGAATGTCCTGCTTCCAACTGCTCAATCAAGAGCTTGATGTTGGCGGTGATGAGTTCCTGTTTGGTGAGGGGCTTCTTACTGTCGATGGTGGCGAGATTGTCGGTGTTGCGGCTCATGGTGTTTTGCTCCTTGCTTTGGCTTTTGCACTTCCGCGTAGAAACGCGGCATGCATATGCCGAACGCCCACGTGGCGAACGGCGGGGCGGCAAGGTGCAAGGGGAGGGGTCTCTCCCATCCTTGGAGCGAAATGAAGTGGAGCGGAAAGGACGAAGCGCAGCGAAGGTCTGCACAAGCGCTAGCGCGGAAGACTGGGGATACCCCTTGCGCCGCGCCAGGGCGGAGCCCTCAGCAAGGTTTGGTTTCGACTACCGTGCGCGTGAGCGCACAACAACTTAAAGGGAGGACGTTGCGGGAAGGAACAGCCCGCAGAGGTGGGAAGCGAAGATCCTGAAATGGTCGCAGCGAGGGAGGAGACCTCCTCCCTCGAATTTCCTGCGATTGAGGTACGGCCTGCTTTTGAACGAAGAGTTGCGCGTTCGAGGGCTTTGCTAGATCTCTATTTTTCTACGACGGGAATCGATAGAGGATCTCACTGATATGGAAGTGTTCCCCCGGCTATGGATACTGACCTCCAATCAGCTCACGCGAGTCGCTGTGACGTCTCTTGCACGAGCGATTGCAGCAACTCAGAAACGTTGGAGTGATGGGCGAGCGCGGCGCTCTGCCCTGCCCAAAGGGGGAGGAGATCTGCTCTACCGGCTTTCTGTGCTGGGAGAGCCAAGCTGCGCACAAGCGAGCGTTGTAAGGGATATGGCAGTATCTCTGCACCCGAGCGATTCACAGTGCGAAGGAGTTCATTGCTGACTCCTCGCGCGAGTCGACCGGTGAATCCTCGCGTCAAAGCGGTATGCCCAGCCTCGCCGTGAAGAATCAATTCGCGGTGGACAGGTGGAGCTCCCGATTCCTCGGTCGCCAGAAACACCGTCCCCATCTGCACGCCCTCCGCGCCCAAAGCGAACGCTGCCGAAATTCCCCTTGCATCCGCGATACCTCCAGCGGCTACAACAGGAACACTAACCGCATCGACAGTCTGCGGCAGAAGCGAGAACGTGCCGGTCAACGAATCTTCGGCTGATCTCAGAAACGAACCGCGATGCCCTCCTGCCTCAAAACCGGAAGCCACGACAATGTCTACGCCCGCTTCTTCAAGAGCAACCGCCTCCTGGGGTGTCGTGGCAGTGCCGAGCAAAACAATCCCTCGCCTTTTCGCTTCGTCCATGATCTCTTTTGGCGGGACGCCAGTGATGAATGAGATTGCGGGCACATTGGCGTCGAGAAGTACACGTGCCTGATCTTCGAACCGAACCGGCTTGAACGGTGTAAAGGTTGGCAGAGTCCCCCCAACGGCTTCAATATGGGGTGCGAGGTGCGCGAGAGCGCGATGGAACGCAGCCGCATCCGAAGTACGCGCTCCTTCATCTTCGGTGGAAACCCACAGGTTAATCGCGAACGGTCGCGTCGTCAGAGAGCGAATCTCTGCAACGACATCTCCGATTGCACTCGGTTCAAAGCCATGCGTTCCGAAGGATCCGAGCCCCCCGAAGTTCGAGACCGCAGCGGTGAGTCGTTGTGTTGAGAGGCCACCGAAGGGGCCTTGAATGATTGGGTACTTAATCCCCAGGATCTCAGAGACGCGAGTTTGGTTCCATTTTGTGACCACTATGTATTCCTCTGGATAGGGACGAGAACGAGTGTGCCGCCCCTTCTCTTTTAAACGATGAAGGTAATTTCAGACAGCGCGAGCTTCATCCGGGAAGCTCGCTACATGTGGATCGTTTTTTGTTTGCTTCGCATGTTCAGCTTCCTTTGTCTCGCTATCAATTGGAGGAGGGTCGTTTTAAATCGCAAGGAGAGGCTAGAAAACCAGATTTTGGACCGGCTCTGAGTGCGGGGTGATGTTGCGATTGGCAGTATCCAATGCATGAACGACGCGTGACCCTATCCGATTGAATAACGCTCCCATCATCAACAACGCGCTGGTTAGGAGAAAGACGAACCGCATTCCGAGATGAGCACCGATGGCACCTCCCATGAGCGGCCCGAGTACCTGTCCCGCATACTGCGAAGATTGGAGGTAGCCGATAACCCTCCCTAAAGCATGTTCGGGGACGGCGTGTTTGATGACCTTTGCAACAGATGGCAGCAATCCAGCAAGAGACATCCCCAGCAAGAATCGAAGACCTGCCAGTTGCCACCAGTCGGTCACAAAGGCTTGCGGAATCAATGTCAGGCTGGCTGCCACAAGGCAGTAGGCGATCATTTTCCAACCGCCAATGCGATCTGCAATGCGGCCCAAACGTGGCGCCAACAAGACACTGCCGAATGCAGAAGCGGCCATGATCATACCTGCGTCGAAGACGACCTGATTGCGACCTACGTGCAGCTCCTGCAGATAGACGGTGACGATTGGTTCTATCGACATATTCGACAGCAGCACCAGCATTGCCGTAGCGAGCATAGAAACAACCGTGATTCGCAGGGATTTGGTCCACTCCATACGCTGGCGTGTTTCGCGGCTCGGCATCGCGCTGCGATCTTCTCTTACCAACAAGATCGTTGCTACAGCAGCAACGGCGATCACTCCTCCCGCGGCAAAGAATGTCTGCCGAATGCCGATAAATCCAGGAAGTATACCTCCGACAAGAGGGCCGATCAGATTTCCGGCCAAAGATCCGGTGGAGAGTATGCCCAGCGCCCATCCTGCCCGCTGTCGAGGAGCCTGGGTCGCGATGAGCACCATTGCCGAAGACGAATAGCCACCAATCAATCCCGCAAGCAGTCGCAACAAAACCAATTGATAGACGTTGTGAGCGAGACCGATCGTAGACATGACGATTGCCATGCCGATTGCGGCCCGTACAAGCATTGGTTTGCGACCAAACCGATCGCTGAGATGGCCCCAAAGAGGAGCAGTCAATCCCGTTCCCAGAAACGTTGCCCCAAAGGCTAAGCCTGACCACTGAACAATCGACGCAGTTCCCTTTGCGCCAAGCTGCTCCACGTAGATGGGGAGGAAAGGAAGCAGGAGAGTCAGGCTCACCAAGGTTGTAAAGGAACCGAAGATACACACCACGAGGTTCTGCTTCCAATACTTCTCATTTCGAAGTGCGTAAGACGTATGAGCAGTACCGCTTGGATCTGTCGCGAGCCTCACTGCTTCGGCTTGTGGACGGTCATCGACCGAACGTTTTGTCACAGACGTCCTCATTCTTTCCACTGACCCTATAGATTCAAAAGCGTATCGATCCGATCCGTCGTATGTTCCAATCGGATTGATAGGGAGGACCTCTCAATGGAACTGAGACATCTGCGTTATTTCAGAGCCGTTGTGGAATGTAATGGCTACCGAAAGGCAGCGCAGCAGCTGCATATCGCTCAGCCTTCGATCAGTGAGGCGGTCTCAGATCTTGAAGAAGAGCTCGGCTTGAAACTCTTCTCTCGAGCGAATCGAATGGCACGACTCACACCGGAAGGCGAAATCTTCTATACGGATACAGTCCGCATCCTCCAGCAGGCAGAGGACGCAGTTGTAACCGCGAAGCGAGCGGCCCAAGGCAAGGTTGGCCGACTCTCAATCGGCTTTATAGGTTCCGCAACGCTTTCTTTTCTGCCTGACCTGATACGTAGGTATAAGTTGGAATATCCCGATGTGAGGCTGGAGTTGAAGGATCTCTATCCTGTGGAGCTTGATGACGCACTCGATCATGGCGCGATTGACATCGCGATTACGCGTTCGCTCTCTCTAGAACGCAGTAAAAAATTCCAATCACGCGTACTGCTTCGCGATCCACTCGTTGCGGTGCTTCCCCTATCGCGATCGCTGAAAAAGAAGACCATCCGACTTGCAGACCTCGCTAATGAACGGTTCCTACTTTTCAATAGGCGCGGAGCACCTGGTGTGTTTGACATGATCGTCGGTGCCTGCAGGTCGGAAGGATTCTCTCCTCACGTGGAGAATGAGCCAAATTCGATGCAGACGATCCTTTCCCTGGTGGAGGCAGAGGAAGGAGTCGCCATTGTTCCCGCTTCAACAAGCAACCTCAGATCCAACGGTGTTCAGTTCGTTCGCCTTGCACCAAACAACCTCTATCTTGATCTGATCGCTGCATGGCCAACCGACGAACCCTCAATCGTTCTTCGATCATTTCTCGAGTTCCTCAATCGCAACAGCGACCTGATTCGGAAGAAAGCTGAACTGGGACGAAGAGCCACGGACGCAAAACAATCGGTTGCTCAAATTTGAAGGGGGAAGTAGCTCACCACGTGGGTTCGCGTCCGTCATCGCTTTGCTCTTGGCCCGACGCGGAACATGGCCTAGACTGGGCTAGCCGAAGCATTTGAGATGGGATAACGGCCAACACTCTTCAAAAGAAGGGGCAAGGCTTAGTGAAGCTTCTTCGCACATTTTCGGTTTGTCTTTTTCTCCTGTGGGTCGTAACAGAAGCTAAAGCGCTCAACCCAGATCGCGATATCCATCAGTTAGCTCATAGGTCGTGGACTGAAAAAGAAGGATATCCCGGTCGAGCGGAGGCGCTGGCTCAAACCGCAGACGGCTTCCTATGGATAGGCACCGATGATGGACTCTTTCGATTCGATGGGGTTCGCTTCGAACGATACGTCCCGGTGTCGGGGGATCGGCTATCCGCAGGTCCGATACGAGCATTACATGCCTTCCCCGACGGAAGCCTATGGATCACGTATCGATTCGAGTACAAAATTTGCGTTCTACGGAATGGCGCTCTTCGGTGCTACGGCGAAGAGGAAGGCGTAACGTCGAATCCCACGACGATAGTTCAGGACCACAGCGGCGCCATTTGGGCGAACACGGAAGCTGGATTGTTGCGATTGGCTGGCACTCGCTGGGAGCACATCGGTAAGGCTTGGGAATTTCCGGAATACGTACCTAGCTTCTCTTCAGAAGCACTATTCGTAGATAGGGAAGGAACCCTCTGGGTGGGTGTCAACCACACCATCCTCTATCTCGAGAAGGGTACGAGGCGGTTCAAACCGACCGGAGTGTACGCAGGACTCTCAATTCAGATCGCTGAGGCGCCCGATGGCACCTTATGGGTATCAGACGTCCTGAGCTACGTTCGCGAAATCAGTAAATCCATAAGCACTATCTCTGCCTCCACGGCGAGATGCGAGGCCACGACACCAAGAGGGACGCCTCTCCAATGTCCGACCGACGACCAGTTCGTGGTGAAGATTAAAGCACCAGACAATCTTCTCTTCGACCGCAACGGAAGCCTTTGGGTAGCGACAGATTCTTCCGGGGTCGCACGCGTCTCACACTCCGCGTCGATGAAGGCCTGGTCGACCTTAAAGGCAAGCAAAGACTTTCAGACTTTCACTTCCAAGGATGGCCTAAGTGCTGATTCCTGCACGCCAATACTTGAGGACCACGAAGGAAATATCTGGGTTGCCACACAGCGCGGGCTAGACCAATTCCACGATACGGCGTTGGTCCCGGTTCCACTGCCGTCCTCGTTATATCGGGTCGCAACAGCGCCCGCGGACAACGGAAGTATCTGGGTAGTCGGAAGTTGGGCATACGTAGCAAAGATTGACGGAGAATTGAATGATCCATCGTGGATGCCCACCGACGCCTTCAAACTTTATCGAGATCAGACTGGAGCGACTTGGCTACTGGGCAGTTCCCTTGCTCGCTGGAATGGCAACAAATTCCAGGACGTAGTCAAGGCTCCGTTTAGCAGCAATAGCGGTGGACCGGGTATGTGGAATGTGGCACGAGACAGCGCTGGAACTCTCTGGGCGTTTGCTCACAAGTACGGTTTTTTCTCGCTGGAACATGACCATTGGAAACCTTGGATTACACCCACGAAGGTCACGGAGCAGAGGGTCGCAACGATGTTTTCCGATAGCGTCGGACGCGTATGGGTGTCAACCTACGAAGGCGACATCCTGACCATGAATAAGGGAACCATCGTGGACTATTCCGATAGTTCCGACAAGCCCAGGA of the Terriglobus sp. TAA 43 genome contains:
- a CDS encoding TetR/AcrR family transcriptional regulator; translated protein: MVTIVEKRSPGRPKGFIPDEALDRAVEMFWEHGFEGVDVDRIARAVNVTKPALYRAFGDKSTLLLRAVERYALIYGAPKMAAFQAEPDIHKAVTTFCEATVNTATGDARSGCMLAAAALGHSERVTEIRSWLAHGFTTNADIFAKRFEQEVKMGRLTRTPSAKVRGRLLVDLLQGVQLRAKVGITRQELLRDVRSYVPLILGEQP
- a CDS encoding SDR family NAD(P)-dependent oxidoreductase; translation: MEHSIALVTGATSGLGYAAARLLAAKGYREIIVTGRSLAQIQQSAAQLAAETKRKIFTSLELNLNDPANVQSAVAALVKQGQPVDFLLLNAGLVPYKQRVLTAAGVEASQAPLIGHHQLTVGLLHADLLSPNARIVIAGAEPARGGVPMFKYTDLPEFATRYFEGDRTAAVEALIHNGPNVKYVPNNTYADAKLIIAWWTAALARRLPSGMAVYAVSPGGATATKVVRSASPLLKYVFIPIVNLIPGMNQTPEVAAGRYIQASQFGTDESGQFFASAPGKFSGPIEVQQQPHLHDVASQEAAWQAVVNVSGANLS
- a CDS encoding nuclear transport factor 2 family protein gives rise to the protein MNAVELLFEYTHRVSDGRLDDAFDLFADDGAFEFPYFPSVGIGGRVAGIETIRNNIGDFFRNRTVDFKFRDVKIFATDIPERAFGEYSVSTTIQATGRTYNQLYGGRLESASGKIVLLREFCNPVEAAIAIFPNGIADLVARTKA
- a CDS encoding DinB family protein; this encodes MKVAKQIIVAVFLACISTATTVAHAQQSASKPTPGTLVSPAEALNALMDMTESQMISLVKSFPADKYGFAPGPAIFAPNQKTDYAGVRTFGALVLHVAQANYILGSRVSGLKPDVDPAKLPRLSSKDEIVAALEASFAFDHKVIGTITAANAFESTSGSFTRATQAAFIVVHASDEYGQMVEYLRMNGIAPPSSGAPAPPRQ
- a CDS encoding nuclear transport factor 2 family protein; protein product: MTAKELLRHTLEDIFSEPDFSKRGTLMREAYAEDCVWVHPGGRLVGIEAINSAAEEIRQKFVGYRYYVVGEMQEMQNVALCRWGSGIPGEPFHYTGTDVLEEREGRMTLFYTFIDGHAPMRFNNKSPN
- a CDS encoding AraC family transcriptional regulator, with product MRGKLRTIAGIEVRHLRHYNHPGRAWHDLSSGRATLAVVLEEIGGSCEARMNLRRAAPFERRRPNHITFVPPNHRVWGYTDGIKTVRELRLSFDLESLGNLLGQDFPISGFDDPEVMFHETRAVECARLLAAELESVDHSESLYEQGLMLALLSACFERRGKKAATGLNASQFRIVADYMQEHSARNISLVEVARLVELSPSHFGRMFKRSAGLAPHRYLMNTRISKAQELMLEPNADLAIVAADTGFVDQSHFTRVFKRLTGVTPQRWLAHRG